A region from the Kribbella shirazensis genome encodes:
- the snpA gene encoding snapalysin, protein MSHRRILTSLAGLAAAALAVPALAASPSTAAPATDSTVATVSTATTRAAYVGSPQDEAATKAFYDAVMKSARAKMAQQAKAGRKVTAVTVTYAVDAPTFASQISSSTQIWNSSVSNVKLVEGSSYDFYYTEGNDPRGSYASTDGHGSGYIFLDYAQSREYDPTRITAHETGHVLGLPDHYSGPCSELMSGGGPGPSCTNAYPDATERAKVDQLWSNGKALGQAAFHTSR, encoded by the coding sequence ATGTCGCATCGCCGCATCCTGACCAGTCTCGCGGGGCTCGCCGCCGCGGCGCTGGCAGTGCCCGCGTTGGCAGCGTCCCCCTCGACTGCCGCGCCGGCCACCGATTCCACCGTCGCCACTGTCTCCACCGCCACCACCCGGGCGGCGTACGTCGGCTCGCCGCAGGACGAAGCCGCCACGAAGGCGTTCTACGACGCCGTGATGAAGTCCGCCCGCGCCAAGATGGCCCAGCAGGCGAAGGCCGGCCGCAAGGTCACCGCGGTGACCGTCACGTACGCCGTCGACGCGCCGACGTTCGCGTCCCAGATCTCTTCCAGCACGCAGATCTGGAACTCGTCGGTGAGCAACGTGAAGCTCGTCGAGGGCAGCAGCTACGACTTCTACTACACCGAGGGCAACGACCCGCGCGGTTCGTACGCCTCCACCGACGGGCACGGCAGCGGCTACATCTTCCTCGACTACGCCCAGTCGCGGGAGTACGACCCGACCCGGATCACCGCCCACGAGACCGGCCACGTCCTCGGCCTGCCGGACCACTACTCCGGCCCGTGCTCCGAACTGATGTCCGGCGGCGGCCCCGGCCCGTCCTGCACCAACGCCTACCCCGACGCGACCGAACGCGCCAAGGTCGACCAACTCTGGTCCAACGGAAAGGCCCTGGGACAGGCCGCGTTCCACACCTCGAGGTAG
- a CDS encoding sialidase family protein encodes MRFRLVVLALLVMVTTCLTSPAYGAGLEGKAILSPGTAGYTCFRIPALVRGNDGTLVLFAEGRKPSCGDVGTHDVVMVRSTDGGVTWSAPQVVHAGVNSTAHNPAPVVDARNGRIALLTSRDYNTVWAQYSDDNFATWTQPREITSSVKLAGWSSYATGPSHGIQLQRGAHAGRLVVGTHFSTTDGDRKGGAFVYSDDSGTTWHLGAHDNSADPDLRVQELSVFERPDGSLFAFARDEGGANPSTVASAISSDAGQTFSTGFHAGPAEQSLAVPTVQASTLELRATDRGDRYNRVLLATETRQGTTRENLTIRSTYKGGTEWVDPGGGTVIYGGMAAYTDMTRINDSTVGLAYERAASWSHGYIWFTTFTESDLGLPDGNTTGVPTTPDASGNDLDGYLRGPASVAGKFGTAISLDGTDDYVQLPFAEKLAVSSGDFTWTGWFKYGASTADQPLLWAYNQGDVYSQLWLRAEPSKNRLRALAQSGETAVTLATTKAYNDQAWHHYALSRQGSTFTLYVDGVAAATATGAIGSVSPKRPFQIHLGQRLDGLQNLKGALDDFRLYNRALTPAEISAVFTGNSTTPAGLRLRYPF; translated from the coding sequence ATGAGATTCCGCCTGGTGGTGCTTGCGCTTCTCGTGATGGTTACGACCTGTTTGACGTCTCCGGCGTACGGAGCAGGTCTGGAAGGTAAGGCGATCCTGTCGCCGGGGACTGCGGGATACACGTGCTTCCGGATTCCCGCTCTGGTGCGCGGGAACGACGGGACCCTTGTGCTGTTCGCGGAGGGACGTAAGCCGTCCTGTGGCGACGTCGGCACGCATGACGTGGTGATGGTGCGGTCGACGGACGGCGGCGTGACCTGGAGTGCGCCGCAGGTCGTCCACGCCGGAGTGAACTCGACCGCACACAACCCGGCGCCCGTGGTCGACGCGCGGAACGGCCGGATCGCGCTGCTGACGTCGCGGGACTACAACACCGTCTGGGCGCAGTACAGCGACGACAACTTCGCCACCTGGACGCAGCCGCGGGAGATCACGAGCAGCGTGAAACTCGCAGGCTGGAGCAGTTACGCGACCGGCCCGTCGCACGGCATCCAACTGCAACGCGGAGCACACGCCGGCCGCCTGGTCGTCGGCACGCATTTCTCCACCACCGACGGCGACCGCAAGGGCGGCGCCTTCGTCTACAGCGACGACAGCGGCACGACGTGGCACCTCGGCGCCCACGACAACTCGGCCGATCCCGACCTCCGCGTGCAGGAGCTGTCCGTCTTCGAGCGCCCCGACGGATCGCTGTTCGCGTTCGCCCGCGACGAGGGCGGCGCCAACCCGTCCACCGTCGCCTCGGCGATCTCGTCCGACGCCGGCCAGACGTTCTCCACCGGCTTCCACGCGGGCCCGGCCGAGCAGAGTCTCGCCGTACCCACCGTCCAGGCCTCCACTCTCGAACTGCGCGCCACCGACCGCGGCGACCGCTACAACCGCGTGCTCCTCGCCACCGAGACCCGGCAGGGCACGACCCGCGAGAACCTCACGATCCGCTCCACCTACAAGGGCGGCACCGAGTGGGTCGACCCCGGCGGCGGCACGGTCATCTACGGCGGCATGGCGGCGTACACGGACATGACCCGGATCAACGACAGCACGGTCGGACTCGCCTACGAACGGGCCGCGAGCTGGTCGCACGGCTACATCTGGTTCACCACCTTCACCGAATCCGATCTCGGTCTGCCCGACGGCAACACCACCGGCGTACCCACCACACCGGATGCCTCGGGCAACGATCTGGACGGGTACTTGCGTGGCCCGGCGTCGGTGGCCGGCAAGTTCGGTACGGCGATCTCGCTCGACGGCACCGACGACTACGTGCAGCTCCCGTTCGCGGAGAAGCTCGCGGTGAGCAGCGGCGACTTCACGTGGACGGGCTGGTTCAAGTACGGCGCCAGTACCGCCGACCAACCGCTCCTCTGGGCCTACAACCAAGGCGACGTCTACTCACAGCTCTGGCTCCGCGCCGAGCCGTCGAAGAACCGCCTCCGCGCGCTCGCGCAGAGCGGTGAGACCGCGGTCACCCTCGCCACGACGAAGGCCTACAACGACCAGGCCTGGCACCACTACGCACTGTCCCGCCAGGGCAGTACCTTCACGCTGTACGTCGACGGCGTGGCCGCCGCGACCGCCACGGGTGCGATCGGGTCGGTCAGCCCGAAGCGACCGTTCCAGATCCATCTCGGCCAGCGCCTCGACGGCCTGCAGAACCTCAAGGGCGCGCTCGACGACTTCCGGCTCTACAACCGCGCACTGACTCCGGCGGAAATCTCCGCGGTCTTCACCGGCAACTCGACAACCCCGGCGGGCCTGCGGCTCAGATACCCGTTCTGA
- a CDS encoding substrate-binding domain-containing protein, with translation MSSRARLADIAAKAGVSEATVSRVLNGKPGVADDTKQSVLTALDVLGFERPSRLRRRSAGLIGLVMPELINPIFPAFAQVIESALSQRGYTPVLCTQSPSGATEEEYVEMLLERGVSGIIFVSGLHADTGADHKRYQALVERRLPVVFVNGWLPSVEAPFVSSDEYAAMELAVSHLVALGHRRIGFASGPERFIVVQRKLAGYRTSMKAQVGLSDQDLEPLVALSMFGVEGGEAAGRQLLDAGVTAVVCGSDMMALGVIRAARQRGLAVPGDVSVVGYDDAPMMEFTDPPMTTIRQPVQAMGLAAVQSLLEEVRGHATPHTEFLFRPELVVRGSTGPVRTGI, from the coding sequence GTGAGCAGCAGAGCGCGGCTGGCGGACATCGCGGCCAAGGCGGGGGTCAGTGAGGCGACGGTCTCGCGGGTGCTGAACGGGAAGCCGGGGGTCGCCGACGACACCAAACAGTCGGTCCTGACCGCGCTCGACGTCCTGGGGTTCGAACGGCCGTCCCGGTTGCGGCGGCGGTCCGCGGGGCTGATCGGGCTGGTGATGCCGGAGCTGATCAACCCGATCTTCCCGGCGTTCGCGCAGGTGATCGAGTCGGCGCTGTCGCAGCGCGGGTACACCCCGGTGCTGTGTACGCAGTCCCCGTCCGGCGCGACCGAGGAGGAGTACGTCGAGATGCTGCTCGAGCGCGGCGTCTCCGGGATCATCTTCGTCTCCGGCCTGCACGCCGACACCGGCGCGGACCACAAGCGGTACCAGGCCCTGGTCGAGCGCCGGCTCCCGGTCGTGTTCGTCAACGGCTGGCTGCCGTCGGTCGAGGCGCCGTTCGTGTCCTCGGACGAGTACGCCGCGATGGAGCTGGCCGTCTCGCACCTGGTGGCGCTCGGCCACCGCCGGATCGGGTTCGCGTCCGGCCCTGAGCGGTTCATCGTCGTGCAGCGGAAGCTGGCCGGGTACCGGACCTCGATGAAGGCGCAGGTCGGCCTGTCGGACCAGGACCTCGAACCGCTGGTTGCCTTGAGCATGTTCGGCGTGGAGGGCGGCGAGGCGGCCGGCCGTCAGCTGCTGGACGCCGGCGTGACCGCGGTGGTGTGTGGTTCGGACATGATGGCGCTCGGCGTGATCCGGGCCGCCCGGCAGCGCGGGCTCGCCGTCCCCGGCGACGTCTCGGTGGTCGGGTACGACGACGCGCCGATGATGGAGTTCACCGACCCGCCGATGACGACGATCCGCCAGCCTGTGCAGGCGATGGGGCTGGCCGCGGTCCAGTCCCTGCTGGAAGAGGTCCGCGGCCACGCCACGCCGCACACCGAGTTCCTGTTCCGTCCGGAACTCGTCGTGCGCGGCTCCACCGGCCCGGTCAGAACGGGTATCTGA
- a CDS encoding ABC transporter ATP-binding protein, producing MATVSFKAATRIYPGGDTPAVDKLNLEIEDGEFMVLVGPSGCGKSTSLRMLAGLEEVNEGSIYIGDRDVTHRPPKERDIAMVFQNYALYPHMSVADNMGFALKMQGVSKEDRAKRVGEAAKLLGLEEYLDRKPKALSGGQRQRVAMGRAIVRNPQVFLMDEPLSNLDAKLRVQTRTQIAELQQRLGVTTVYVTHDQVEAMTMGDRVAVLKDGLLQQVDTPLNLYDNPKNKFVAGFIGSPAMNLLTADITEGGAKVGDYVIPLQRSLLEKAGSDKTLTVGVRPEAFKVSDEGLPVKVAVVEELGADAYLYGTAEHNNEHQQIVARIDARMPVEKGSTIRLAAVPDKLHLFSTSTEERLTA from the coding sequence ATGGCTACTGTGTCGTTCAAGGCGGCAACCCGGATCTACCCCGGTGGTGACACCCCCGCCGTCGACAAGCTCAACCTCGAGATCGAGGACGGCGAGTTCATGGTGCTCGTCGGCCCGTCGGGTTGCGGTAAGTCCACCTCGCTCCGGATGCTCGCCGGCCTCGAAGAGGTCAACGAGGGCTCCATCTACATCGGCGACCGCGACGTCACGCACCGTCCGCCGAAGGAGCGGGACATTGCGATGGTGTTCCAGAACTACGCGCTCTACCCGCACATGTCGGTCGCGGACAACATGGGCTTCGCGCTGAAGATGCAAGGTGTCTCCAAGGAGGACCGGGCGAAGCGGGTCGGCGAGGCCGCCAAGCTGCTCGGCCTGGAGGAGTACCTGGACCGCAAGCCGAAGGCGCTGTCCGGTGGTCAGCGTCAGCGTGTTGCCATGGGCCGCGCCATCGTGCGTAACCCGCAGGTCTTCCTGATGGACGAGCCGCTGTCGAACCTCGACGCCAAGCTGCGTGTCCAGACCCGGACCCAGATCGCCGAGCTGCAGCAGCGTCTCGGTGTCACCACCGTCTACGTCACCCACGACCAGGTCGAGGCCATGACGATGGGCGACCGGGTGGCGGTCCTCAAGGACGGTCTGCTCCAGCAGGTCGACACCCCGCTGAACCTGTACGACAACCCGAAGAACAAGTTCGTCGCGGGCTTCATCGGCTCGCCGGCGATGAACCTTCTCACCGCTGACATCACCGAGGGCGGCGCGAAGGTCGGCGACTACGTCATCCCGCTGCAGCGCTCCCTGCTGGAGAAGGCCGGCAGCGACAAGACCCTGACCGTCGGCGTTCGCCCGGAGGCCTTCAAGGTTTCCGACGAGGGCCTGCCGGTGAAGGTCGCCGTGGTCGAGGAGCTCGGCGCCGACGCGTACCTGTACGGCACCGCGGAGCACAACAACGAGCACCAGCAGATCGTCGCCCGTATCGACGCCCGGATGCCGGTCGAGAAGGGTTCCACGATCCGCCTCGCCGCGGTTCCGGACAAGCTGCACCTGTTCTCGACCTCCACCGAGGAGCGGCTCACCGCCTGA
- a CDS encoding glycosyltransferase family 2 protein encodes MRLSLVVPCYNEVEVISRFHQALGQELAAIGRAYEIVYVDDGSTDGTLDALVRLADADPSVRYLSFSRNFGKESAMLAGLRYATGDAVVIMDADLQHPPELIGRMLAEYERGFDQVIARRTRTGDPATRTLFARAYYWLINKWADVELMDGVGDFRLLSRRAVDGLLELNEYNRFSKGLFAWIGFESILFEYENVKPPPDRKSRWTFRRLLEYGFDGLLSFNNKPLRLAIYVGLLLTAVAAGYAVWVIVAAILHGVEMPGYVTLIAAITGLGGLQLVMLGVIGEYIGRIYYETKKRPHYLLKQTNMDPAERLEKPPAPDGRTTRGR; translated from the coding sequence ATGCGGCTGAGTCTGGTGGTGCCGTGTTACAACGAGGTCGAGGTGATCTCGCGGTTCCATCAGGCCCTAGGCCAGGAGCTCGCGGCGATCGGCCGGGCGTACGAGATCGTGTACGTCGACGACGGTAGTACTGATGGGACGCTCGACGCGCTGGTTCGGTTGGCAGACGCCGACCCGTCGGTGCGGTACCTGTCGTTCAGCCGGAACTTCGGCAAGGAGTCCGCGATGCTGGCCGGCCTGCGGTACGCGACCGGCGACGCCGTGGTGATCATGGACGCGGACCTGCAGCACCCGCCGGAGCTGATCGGCCGGATGCTGGCCGAGTACGAACGCGGCTTCGACCAGGTGATCGCACGGCGGACCCGGACCGGCGACCCGGCGACCCGGACGCTGTTCGCGCGGGCCTACTACTGGCTGATCAACAAGTGGGCCGACGTCGAGCTGATGGACGGGGTCGGCGACTTCCGGCTGCTGTCCCGGCGTGCGGTCGACGGGCTGCTCGAGCTGAACGAGTACAACCGGTTCTCGAAGGGGCTGTTCGCCTGGATCGGGTTCGAGTCGATCCTGTTCGAGTACGAGAACGTGAAGCCGCCGCCGGACCGGAAGAGCCGGTGGACGTTCCGGCGGCTGCTGGAGTACGGGTTCGACGGGCTGCTGTCGTTCAACAACAAGCCGCTGCGGCTGGCGATCTACGTCGGCCTGCTGCTGACCGCGGTCGCGGCCGGGTACGCCGTCTGGGTGATCGTCGCCGCGATCTTGCACGGCGTGGAGATGCCGGGCTACGTCACGCTGATCGCCGCGATCACCGGGCTGGGCGGACTGCAACTGGTGATGCTCGGCGTGATCGGCGAGTACATCGGCCGGATCTACTACGAGACCAAGAAGCGCCCGCACTACCTGCTGAAGCAGACCAACATGGACCCGGCGGAACGGCTGGAAAAGCCGCCGGCCCCGGATGGACGAACCACCCGGGGCCGGTAG
- a CDS encoding YfhO family protein: MVSEEGVEPKPVRRRSVVLPAAVAAVVVAAVFAASGVIRGTYPFGSLSRSTNDLGTQYIPFFAHLWDVLHGRAQGDLLFNWQSAFGVGFLADLGVDLGSPLSLLVGLFPRDQIDLAVYVITTLKLSLAAAAMAAALLTMRPGPRWVAAILGVSYGVCGWAIDDGAYVPMWLDGLIALPMFFLVAEWSLRRTNRLLSVLVVAVFWLSNFYTAYMATFAGGVYLLARLLTSDLSWSLRLRSVVRHGVSYALGMALVAPILLPIITANDAATPSPSGIFHASAVDVFLSRLLPLSEGVGRTASLYVGTLALLLALTLPFNKFVPWRSRVVWVLTIVGVALSLRWGPTQQFWHAFDTPNGSQYRQAFVLCGLMVVAAWVTVAHKLPGPIALLGGGVLLALIAVLSDGSPMLTEYWLVVLIASAAIGLVAFGTIWLLRRSARTRRLKWPVAAAFAVLLVVVAVETTWTAVITDEQRSKVLSNSNAAWDDKQTARYDALREAGGWPEYRTEPGTSVTPNDPILLGGQGAGMYSSLLPYSVNQMMTSLGFGWSGYGRAARTLVNPVTDAIFSVGARMRLVDDGKPEITRSAAPPLVTVRRRLANAAPVDVNNPNAYAAQERLLGSTVYEVPKYKGTRFATGEVKLVAACKPGTSAYLYMPRVGGRARLGDGPWYELSSTRRPGINTSSPMIGLGTVPPTGVVLIEVRFGAAPQGIPAYNAIGCLDHQALNTAVRRLRASGATDVEADGHALHATLPPGSKGWAVIGVPKISGWTCSVGGGKAQVPRDYGGLMAVPLTGTADRVDCTFVPPGLRRGLAVGAAAAAVTLGIVLIGALRRRRTAS; encoded by the coding sequence GTGGTTTCCGAGGAGGGTGTCGAGCCGAAGCCTGTCCGGCGGCGTTCGGTAGTACTGCCGGCCGCTGTCGCCGCTGTCGTGGTGGCGGCGGTGTTCGCCGCCTCCGGAGTCATCCGCGGTACCTATCCCTTCGGTTCACTGTCCCGCAGTACCAATGATCTTGGCACGCAGTACATCCCGTTCTTCGCCCACCTGTGGGACGTCCTGCACGGCCGCGCCCAGGGCGACCTGCTGTTCAACTGGCAGAGCGCGTTCGGCGTCGGGTTCCTCGCCGACCTCGGGGTCGATCTCGGCAGTCCATTGTCCCTGCTGGTCGGCCTGTTCCCCCGCGACCAGATCGACCTCGCGGTCTACGTCATCACCACTCTCAAGCTGAGCCTCGCCGCCGCCGCGATGGCGGCCGCACTACTCACGATGCGTCCAGGCCCCCGTTGGGTTGCAGCAATCCTGGGAGTTTCGTACGGCGTCTGCGGCTGGGCGATCGACGACGGAGCCTACGTGCCGATGTGGCTCGACGGGTTGATCGCCCTGCCGATGTTCTTCCTCGTCGCCGAGTGGTCACTGCGCCGGACCAACCGGCTGCTCAGTGTGCTCGTGGTCGCTGTCTTCTGGCTGTCCAACTTCTACACCGCCTACATGGCAACGTTCGCGGGTGGGGTCTACCTGCTGGCCCGGCTGCTGACCAGCGACCTCAGCTGGTCGCTGCGCCTCCGGTCGGTCGTGCGGCACGGCGTCTCGTACGCGCTCGGCATGGCCCTGGTCGCGCCCATCCTGCTACCGATCATCACCGCCAACGACGCCGCAACGCCGTCCCCGTCAGGGATCTTCCACGCCTCGGCGGTCGACGTGTTCCTGTCCCGGCTGCTGCCGCTGTCCGAGGGCGTCGGCCGGACCGCCAGCCTGTACGTCGGGACGCTCGCCCTCCTCCTCGCGCTGACGCTGCCGTTCAACAAGTTCGTCCCGTGGCGGTCGAGGGTGGTCTGGGTACTCACGATCGTCGGGGTTGCGCTGTCCTTGCGGTGGGGGCCGACGCAGCAGTTCTGGCACGCGTTCGACACTCCGAACGGCAGCCAGTACCGCCAGGCGTTCGTGCTCTGCGGCCTGATGGTCGTGGCCGCCTGGGTCACGGTCGCACACAAGTTGCCCGGCCCGATCGCGCTGCTCGGCGGGGGCGTGCTGCTGGCGTTGATCGCCGTACTGTCCGACGGCAGTCCGATGCTGACCGAGTACTGGCTGGTCGTGCTGATCGCCTCCGCAGCGATCGGGTTGGTTGCGTTCGGCACCATTTGGTTGCTGCGCCGGAGCGCGCGGACCCGACGGCTGAAGTGGCCGGTCGCCGCGGCGTTCGCCGTACTGCTGGTGGTCGTGGCCGTCGAGACCACCTGGACAGCGGTCATCACGGACGAGCAGCGGTCGAAGGTGCTGAGCAACTCGAACGCGGCGTGGGACGACAAGCAGACCGCGCGGTACGACGCGTTGCGGGAAGCCGGCGGCTGGCCGGAGTACCGGACGGAGCCGGGTACGTCGGTGACGCCGAACGACCCGATCCTGCTCGGCGGGCAGGGCGCCGGCATGTACAGCAGCCTGTTGCCGTACTCGGTGAACCAGATGATGACCAGCCTCGGCTTCGGCTGGTCCGGGTACGGGCGCGCCGCGCGGACCCTCGTCAACCCGGTGACCGACGCGATCTTCTCGGTCGGCGCCCGGATGCGGCTGGTGGACGACGGGAAGCCGGAGATCACCCGGTCCGCGGCGCCGCCGCTGGTCACGGTACGGCGGCGGCTCGCGAACGCCGCACCTGTCGACGTCAACAACCCGAACGCGTACGCCGCGCAGGAGCGGCTGCTCGGATCCACGGTGTACGAGGTTCCGAAGTACAAGGGCACGCGGTTCGCGACCGGTGAGGTGAAGCTGGTCGCTGCGTGCAAGCCGGGCACCTCGGCGTACCTGTACATGCCGCGCGTCGGCGGGCGGGCGCGGTTGGGCGACGGCCCGTGGTACGAGCTGAGCTCGACGCGCCGGCCCGGGATCAACACCAGCAGCCCGATGATCGGGCTCGGCACGGTGCCGCCGACCGGGGTCGTGCTGATCGAGGTCCGCTTCGGGGCGGCCCCGCAGGGCATCCCGGCGTACAACGCGATCGGTTGCCTCGACCACCAGGCGCTGAACACCGCGGTACGCCGGCTGCGGGCGAGCGGCGCGACGGACGTGGAGGCCGACGGTCATGCGCTCCACGCCACGTTGCCGCCCGGCAGCAAGGGCTGGGCGGTGATCGGCGTACCGAAGATCAGCGGCTGGACGTGCTCGGTCGGCGGCGGCAAGGCGCAGGTCCCGCGGGACTACGGCGGCCTGATGGCCGTGCCGCTGACGGGTACGGCGGATCGGGTCGACTGCACGTTCGTCCCGCCGGGCCTGCGCCGCGGTCTGGCAGTCGGTGCGGCCGCCGCCGCGGTCACGCTCGGAATCGTGCTGATCGGCGCGCTGCGGCGACGGCGTACCGCTAGTTGA